Proteins from a genomic interval of Panthera tigris isolate Pti1 chromosome A2, P.tigris_Pti1_mat1.1, whole genome shotgun sequence:
- the PTPN23 gene encoding tyrosine-protein phosphatase non-receptor type 23 isoform X2 — protein MEAVPRMPMIWLDLKEAGDFLFQPAVKKNAVRVPRDFEGCSVLRKYLGQLHYLQSRVPMGSGQEAAVPVTWTEIFSGKSVAHEDIKYEQACILYNLGALHSMLGAMDKRVSEEGMKVSCTHFQCAAGAFAYLREHFPHAYSVDMSRQILTLNVNLMLGQAQECLLEKSMLDNRKSFLVARISAQVVDYYKEACRALENPDTASLLGRIQKDWKKLVQMKIYYFAAVAHLHMGKQAEEQQKFGERVAYFQSALDKLNEAIKLAKGQPDTVQDALRFTMDVIGGKYNSAKKDNDFIYHEAVPVLDTLQPVKGAPLVKPLPVNPTDPAVTGPDIFAKLVPMAAHEASSLYSEEKAKLLREMMAKIEDKNEVLDQFMDSMQLDPETVDNLDAYSHIPPQLMEKCAALSVRPDTVRNLVQSMQVLSGVFTDVEASLKDIRELLEEDELLEQKLQETLGQAGASLAGGAGSKAELAEVRRDWAKYMEVHEKASFTNSELHRAMNLHVGNLRLLSGPLDQVRAALPTPALTPEDKAVLQNLKRILAKVQEMRDQRVSLEQQLRELIQKDDITASLVTTDHSEIKKLFEEQLKKYDQLRVYLEQNLAAQDNVLRALTEANVQYAAVRRVLSDLDQKWKSTLQTLVASCEAYEDLMKKSQEGKDFYADLESKVAALLERAQSTCQAREAARQQLLDRELKKKPPPRPTAPKPLLPRREEGEAVETGDLPEELRSLPPDVVAGPRPPDTYLGAAAPLHFPPGPFPSVAGPGPHYLSGPLPPGTYSGHTQVLPPRVPQAPGHPAMAMAPGPALYPAPAYTPELGLVPRSSPQHGVVSGPYAGVGPPPPVAGLPSAPPPQFSGPELAMGVRPATTTVDSIQAPISSHTAPRPNPSPAPPQPCFPVSPPQPQLLPAPYTYPLGTKQPLTAPPAQHHFPPGIPPGFPAPRVGPQPQPQPHPHPTGVPFGPQHPQQPLPLQHPNLFPPQAPGRVPLQPSQPPQPPYPFTPQPGVLGQPTPPLHTQLYPGPSQDPLPPHSGALPFPSPGPPQSPHPTLAYGPAPSSRPLGPQAAPLSIRGPSPAGQPTPNPHLVPSPAPSPGPGPVPPQPPAAEPPPCARRGTATADLLSSSPESQHGGTQPPGGGQPLLQPTKVDAAEGRRPQALRLIERDPYERPERLQQLQQELEAFRGQLGDAGALDAVWRELQEAQEQDARGRSIAIARCYSLKNRHQDVMPYDGNRVVLRSGKDDYINASRVEGLSPYCPPLVATQAPLPGTAADFWLMVHEQKVSVIVMLVSEAEMEKQKVARYFPTERGQPMVHGALSLALSSVRATETHVERVLSLQFRDQSLKRSLVHLHFPTWPELGLPDSPSNLLRFIQEVHAHYLHQRPLHTPVIVHCSSGVGRTGAFALLYAAVQEVEAGNGIPELPRLVRRMRQQRKHMLQEKLHLRFCHEAVVRHVEQVLQRHGVPPPGRAPAGTGSSQKNHLPQDSQDLVLGGDVPISSIQATIAKLSIRPAGGLDSPAAGLPAPVEPPGLPPAGLPESAQLPSSSPPPLSSPLPEVPQPEEEQPAPAPPSLGPPSSSLELLASLTPEAFSLDSSLRGKQRMSKQNFLQAHNGQGLRAARPTDDPLSLLDPLWTLNKT, from the exons ATGGAGGCTGTGCCCCGCATGCCCATGATCTGGCTGGACTTGAAGGAGGCCGGTGACTTCCTCTTCCAGCCGGCGGTGAAGAAG AATGCGGTCCGTGTCCCACGGGACTTTGAGGGCTGCAGTGTCCTCCGCAAGTACCTAGGCCAGCTCCACTACCTGCAGAGTCGGGTCCCCATGGGCTCGGGCCAAGAGGCCGCTGTTCCTGTCACCTG GACCGAGATCTTCTCTGGCAAGTCTGTGGCCCATGAGGACATCAAGTATGAGCAGGCCTGCATTCTCTACAACCTCG GGGCACTGCACTCCATGTTGGGGGCCATGGACAAGCGGGTGtctgaggag GGCATGAAGGTCTCCTGCACTCACTTCCAGTGCGCGGCAGGCGCCTTTGCCTACCTGCGCGAGCACTTCCCTCATGCCTACAGCGTTGACATGAGCCGCCAGATCCTCACTCTCAATGTCAACCTCATGCTG GGCCAGGCTCAGGAGTGCCTTCTGGAGAAGTCAATGTTGGACAACAGGAAGAGCTTTCTGGTGGCCCGCATCAGCGCACAG GTGGTGGATTACTACAAGGAGGCATGCCGGGCCTTGGAGAACCCTGACACCGCCTCGCTGCTGGGCCGGATCCAGAAGGACTGGAAGAAGCTCGTACAGATGAAGATCTACTACTTTGCAGCTGTGGCTCAT CTGCACATGGGGAAGCAGGCTGAGGAGCAGCAGAAGTTCGGGGAGCGG GTCGCATACTTCCAGAGTGCCCTGGACAAGCTTAATGAAGCCATCAAGTTAGCCAAG GGCCAGCCTGACACTGTGCAAGATGCGCTTCGCTTCACTATGGATGTCATTGGGGGAAA GTACAATTCTGCCAAAAAGGACAATGACTTCATCTACCACGAGGCTGTCCCAGTACTGGACACCCTGCAGCCCGTGAAAG gtgcccccttggtAAAGCCCTTACCAGTGAACCCCACAGACCCGGCCGTTACGGGCCCTGACATCTTTGCCAAACTGGTACCCATGGCTGCCCACGAAGCGTCGTCACTGTACAG TGAGGAGAAGGCCAAGCTGCTTCGGGAGATGATGGCCAAGATTGAGGACAAGAATGAAGTCCTGGA CCAGTTCATGGATTCGATGCAGTTGGATCCGGAGACCGTGGACAACCTTGATGCGTACAGCCACATCCCGCCCCAGCTTATGGAAAAGTGTGCCGCTCTCAGTGTCCGGCCCGACACCGTCAGGAACCTTGTCCAGTCCATGCAGG TGCTGTCAGGTGTGTTCACGGATGTGGAGGCCTCCCTGAAGGACATCAGGGAGCTGCTGGAGGAGGATGAGCTGCTTGAGCAGAAGTTGCAGGAGACCCTGGGCCAGGCCGGGGCCAGCCTGGCGGGAGGGGCCGGCTCCAAGGCGGAGCTGGCCGAGGTGAGGCGAGACTGGGCCAAGTACATGGAGGTCCACGAGAAGGCCTCCTTCACCAACAGCGAGCTGCACCGCGCCATGAATCTGCACGTCGGTAACCTGCGCCTGCTCAGCGGGCCGCTGGACCAGGTCCGGGCTGCCCTGCCCACGCCAGCCCTCACCCCAG AGGACAAGGCCGTGCTGCAGAATCTGAAGCGCATCCTGGCCAAGGTGCAGGAGATGCGGGACCAGCGCGTGTCCCTGGAGCAGCAGCTGCGTGAGCTTATCCAGAAGGATGACATCACCGCGTCACTGGTGACCACGGACCACTCGGAGATAAAG AAGCTGTTCGAGGAGCAGCTGAAGAAGTATGACCAGCTGAGGGTGTACCTGGAGCAGAACCTGGCCGCCCAGGACAACGTGCTGCGGGCGCTGACGGAGGCCAACGTGCAGTACGCGGCCGTGCGGCGGGTGCTCAGTGACCTGGACCAAAA GTGGAAGTCCACACTGCAGACCCTGGTGGCCTCCTGTGAAGCCTACGAGGACCTGATGAAAAAGTCCCAGGAGGGCAAGGACTTCTATGCCGACCTGGAGAGCAAGGTGGCTGCCCTCTTGGAACGGGCCCAGTCCACCTGCCAGGCCCGAGAGGCTGCCCGCCAGCAGCTCCTGGACAG GGAGCTGAAGAAGAAGCCACCCCCACGGCCCACAGCCCCGAAGCCGCTGCTGCCccggagggaggaaggagaggcggTAGAGACCGGAGACCTGCCTGAAGAGCTGCGCAGCCTGCCTCCAGACGTGGTGGCCGGCCCGCGGCCACCCGACACCTACTTGGGAGCCGCCGCCCCTCTCCACTTTCCTCCCGGCCCCTTCCCCAGTGTTGCAGGCCCGGGACCCCACTATCTCTCAGGACCCTTACCTCCTGGTACCTACTCGGGCCACACCCAGGTATtgccacccagggtcccccagGCCCCGGGACACCCTGCAATGGCCATGGCCCCCGGACCTGCCCTCTACCCGGCCCCTGCCTACACGCCGGAGCTGGGCCTCGTGCCCCGATCCTCCCCACAGCACGGCGTGGTGAGCGGCCCCTATGCGGGGGTAGGGCCACCCCCACCGGTGGCAGGCCTACCCTCAGCCCCACCTCCCCAGTTTTCGGGCCCCGAGTTGGCCATGGGGGTTCGGCCAGCCACCACCACGGTAGATAGCATCCAGGCCCCCATCTCCAGCCACACGGCACCACGGCCAAACCCTagccctgctcctccccagccctgcttcccGGTGTCCCCACCGCAGCCACAACTGCTCCCTGCACCCTACACCTACCCTCTGGGGACCAAGCAACCCCTCACAGCTCCCCCTGCCCAGCACCACTTTCCTCCTGGGATTCCCCCAGGTTTTCCAGCCCCGAGGgtggggccccagccccagccccagcctcatcCTCATCCCACGGGAGTACCATTTGGGCCCCAGCACCCCCAGCAGCCCCTTCCACTCCAGCATCCGAACCTCTTCCCACCCCAGGCTCCAGGGCGGGTacccctccagccctcccagcccccccaGCCTCCCTATCCCTTTACCCCTCAGCCTGGTGTCCTGGGACAGCCAACGCCGCCCCTGCACACACAGCTCTACCCGGGCCCCTCTCAGGACCCTCTGCCCCCCCATTCAggggctctgcccttccccagccctgggccacctcagtctccccatcccACCTTGGCATATggtcctgccccttcctcccggCCTCTGGGCCCCCAGGCAGCCCCTCTCTCCATTCGAGGTCCCTCACCTGCTGGCCAGCCCACGCCCAACCCCCACCTGGTGCCTTCTCCGGCCCCATCACCAGGGCCTGGCCCAGTACCTCCTCAGCCCCCCGCCGCAGAGCCGCCCCCGTGCGCGCGCCGGGGCACCGCGACCGCGGACCTGCTCTCCTCCAGCCCCGAGAGTCAGCACGGGGGCACACAGCCCCCCGGGGGCGGGCAGCCCCTGCTGCAGCCTACGAAGGTGGACGCGGCTGAGGGCCGCCGGCCACAGGCCCTGCGGCTGATTGAGCGGGACCCCTACGAGCGCCCCGAGAGGCTGCAGCAGTTGCAGCAGGAGCTGGAGGCCTTCAGGGGCCAGCTGGGCGACGCAGGGGCTCTGGACGCCGTGTGGCGAGAGCTGCAGGAAGCACAGGAACAGGACGCCCGGGGCCGGTCCATCGCCATCGCGCGCTGCTACTCGCTGAAGAACCGGCACCAGGACGTCATGCCCTACGACGGTAACCGCGTGGTGCTGCGCTCGGGCAAGGATGACTACATCAACGCCAGCCGCGTGGAGGGGCTCTCGCCGTACTGCCCGCCCTTggtggccacccaggcaccactgccCGGCACAGCCGCTGACTTCTGGCTCATGGTGCACGAGCAGAAGGTGTCGGTCATTGTCATGCTGGTGTCCGAGGCTGAGATGGAGAAG CAAAAGGTGGCACGCTATTTCCCCACTGAGAGGGGCCAGCCCATGGTGCACGGTGCCCTGAGCCTGGCGCTGAGCAGCGTCCGCGCCACCGAGACCCACGTGGAGCGCGTGCTGAGCCTGCAGTTCCGCGACCAGAGCCTCAAGCGCTCGCTCGTGCACCTCCACTTCCCCACGTGGCCCGAGTT agGCCTGCCTGACAGCCCCAGCAACTTGCTGCGCTTCATCCAGGAGGTGCACGCGCACTACCTGCATCAGCGGCCCCTGCACACGCCGGTCATCGTGCACTGCAG CTCCGGGGTGGGCCGGACGGGGGCCTTTGCGCTGCTCTACGCGGCCGTGCAGGAGGTGGAGGCCGGCAACGGGATCCCCGAGCTGCCCCGGCTGGTGCGGCGCATGCGGCAGCAGAGGAAACACATGCTGCAGGAGAAA CTGCACCTCAGGTTCTGCCACGAGGCGGTGGTGAGACACGTGGAGCAAGTGCTGCAGCGCCACGGTGTGCCCCCTCCGGGCAGGGCTCCGGCCGGCACAGGCAGCAGTCAGAAG AATCACCTTCCTCAGGACTCCCAGGACCTGGTTCTCGGTGGAGACGTGCCCATCAGCTCCATCCAGGCCACCATCGCCAAGCTCAGCATTCGGCCTGCCGGGGGCCTGGATTCGCCGGCTGCCGGCCTCCCTGCCCCTGTAGAGCCCCCAGGCCTGCCTCCAGCCGGCCTCCCGGAGTCTGCccagctcccctcctcctccccaccccctctctcttcaCCGCTGCCCGAGGTCCCCCAGCCTGAGGAGGAACAGCCAGCACCTGCGCCTCCCAGCCTGGggcccccctcttcctccctggaGCTGTTGGCCTCCCTAACTCCGGAGGCCTTCTCCCTGGACAGCTCCTTGCGAGGAAAGCAGCGGATGAGCAAGCAGAACTTTCTGCAGGCCCATAACGGGCAGGGTCTGCGGGCTGCCAGGCCCACCGATGACCCCCTTAGCCTTCTGGATCCGCTCTGGACGCTCAACAAGACCTGA
- the PTPN23 gene encoding tyrosine-protein phosphatase non-receptor type 23 isoform X1: MEAVPRMPMIWLDLKEAGDFLFQPAVKKFVLKNYGENPEAYNEELKKLELLRQNAVRVPRDFEGCSVLRKYLGQLHYLQSRVPMGSGQEAAVPVTWTEIFSGKSVAHEDIKYEQACILYNLGALHSMLGAMDKRVSEEGMKVSCTHFQCAAGAFAYLREHFPHAYSVDMSRQILTLNVNLMLGQAQECLLEKSMLDNRKSFLVARISAQVVDYYKEACRALENPDTASLLGRIQKDWKKLVQMKIYYFAAVAHLHMGKQAEEQQKFGERVAYFQSALDKLNEAIKLAKGQPDTVQDALRFTMDVIGGKYNSAKKDNDFIYHEAVPVLDTLQPVKGAPLVKPLPVNPTDPAVTGPDIFAKLVPMAAHEASSLYSEEKAKLLREMMAKIEDKNEVLDQFMDSMQLDPETVDNLDAYSHIPPQLMEKCAALSVRPDTVRNLVQSMQVLSGVFTDVEASLKDIRELLEEDELLEQKLQETLGQAGASLAGGAGSKAELAEVRRDWAKYMEVHEKASFTNSELHRAMNLHVGNLRLLSGPLDQVRAALPTPALTPEDKAVLQNLKRILAKVQEMRDQRVSLEQQLRELIQKDDITASLVTTDHSEIKKLFEEQLKKYDQLRVYLEQNLAAQDNVLRALTEANVQYAAVRRVLSDLDQKWKSTLQTLVASCEAYEDLMKKSQEGKDFYADLESKVAALLERAQSTCQAREAARQQLLDRELKKKPPPRPTAPKPLLPRREEGEAVETGDLPEELRSLPPDVVAGPRPPDTYLGAAAPLHFPPGPFPSVAGPGPHYLSGPLPPGTYSGHTQVLPPRVPQAPGHPAMAMAPGPALYPAPAYTPELGLVPRSSPQHGVVSGPYAGVGPPPPVAGLPSAPPPQFSGPELAMGVRPATTTVDSIQAPISSHTAPRPNPSPAPPQPCFPVSPPQPQLLPAPYTYPLGTKQPLTAPPAQHHFPPGIPPGFPAPRVGPQPQPQPHPHPTGVPFGPQHPQQPLPLQHPNLFPPQAPGRVPLQPSQPPQPPYPFTPQPGVLGQPTPPLHTQLYPGPSQDPLPPHSGALPFPSPGPPQSPHPTLAYGPAPSSRPLGPQAAPLSIRGPSPAGQPTPNPHLVPSPAPSPGPGPVPPQPPAAEPPPCARRGTATADLLSSSPESQHGGTQPPGGGQPLLQPTKVDAAEGRRPQALRLIERDPYERPERLQQLQQELEAFRGQLGDAGALDAVWRELQEAQEQDARGRSIAIARCYSLKNRHQDVMPYDGNRVVLRSGKDDYINASRVEGLSPYCPPLVATQAPLPGTAADFWLMVHEQKVSVIVMLVSEAEMEKQKVARYFPTERGQPMVHGALSLALSSVRATETHVERVLSLQFRDQSLKRSLVHLHFPTWPELGLPDSPSNLLRFIQEVHAHYLHQRPLHTPVIVHCSSGVGRTGAFALLYAAVQEVEAGNGIPELPRLVRRMRQQRKHMLQEKLHLRFCHEAVVRHVEQVLQRHGVPPPGRAPAGTGSSQKNHLPQDSQDLVLGGDVPISSIQATIAKLSIRPAGGLDSPAAGLPAPVEPPGLPPAGLPESAQLPSSSPPPLSSPLPEVPQPEEEQPAPAPPSLGPPSSSLELLASLTPEAFSLDSSLRGKQRMSKQNFLQAHNGQGLRAARPTDDPLSLLDPLWTLNKT; encoded by the exons ATGGAGGCTGTGCCCCGCATGCCCATGATCTGGCTGGACTTGAAGGAGGCCGGTGACTTCCTCTTCCAGCCGGCGGTGAAGAAG TTTGTCCTGAAGAATTATGGGGAGAACCCAGAAGCCTATAATGAGGAACTGAAGAAACTGGAGTTGCTCAGACAG AATGCGGTCCGTGTCCCACGGGACTTTGAGGGCTGCAGTGTCCTCCGCAAGTACCTAGGCCAGCTCCACTACCTGCAGAGTCGGGTCCCCATGGGCTCGGGCCAAGAGGCCGCTGTTCCTGTCACCTG GACCGAGATCTTCTCTGGCAAGTCTGTGGCCCATGAGGACATCAAGTATGAGCAGGCCTGCATTCTCTACAACCTCG GGGCACTGCACTCCATGTTGGGGGCCATGGACAAGCGGGTGtctgaggag GGCATGAAGGTCTCCTGCACTCACTTCCAGTGCGCGGCAGGCGCCTTTGCCTACCTGCGCGAGCACTTCCCTCATGCCTACAGCGTTGACATGAGCCGCCAGATCCTCACTCTCAATGTCAACCTCATGCTG GGCCAGGCTCAGGAGTGCCTTCTGGAGAAGTCAATGTTGGACAACAGGAAGAGCTTTCTGGTGGCCCGCATCAGCGCACAG GTGGTGGATTACTACAAGGAGGCATGCCGGGCCTTGGAGAACCCTGACACCGCCTCGCTGCTGGGCCGGATCCAGAAGGACTGGAAGAAGCTCGTACAGATGAAGATCTACTACTTTGCAGCTGTGGCTCAT CTGCACATGGGGAAGCAGGCTGAGGAGCAGCAGAAGTTCGGGGAGCGG GTCGCATACTTCCAGAGTGCCCTGGACAAGCTTAATGAAGCCATCAAGTTAGCCAAG GGCCAGCCTGACACTGTGCAAGATGCGCTTCGCTTCACTATGGATGTCATTGGGGGAAA GTACAATTCTGCCAAAAAGGACAATGACTTCATCTACCACGAGGCTGTCCCAGTACTGGACACCCTGCAGCCCGTGAAAG gtgcccccttggtAAAGCCCTTACCAGTGAACCCCACAGACCCGGCCGTTACGGGCCCTGACATCTTTGCCAAACTGGTACCCATGGCTGCCCACGAAGCGTCGTCACTGTACAG TGAGGAGAAGGCCAAGCTGCTTCGGGAGATGATGGCCAAGATTGAGGACAAGAATGAAGTCCTGGA CCAGTTCATGGATTCGATGCAGTTGGATCCGGAGACCGTGGACAACCTTGATGCGTACAGCCACATCCCGCCCCAGCTTATGGAAAAGTGTGCCGCTCTCAGTGTCCGGCCCGACACCGTCAGGAACCTTGTCCAGTCCATGCAGG TGCTGTCAGGTGTGTTCACGGATGTGGAGGCCTCCCTGAAGGACATCAGGGAGCTGCTGGAGGAGGATGAGCTGCTTGAGCAGAAGTTGCAGGAGACCCTGGGCCAGGCCGGGGCCAGCCTGGCGGGAGGGGCCGGCTCCAAGGCGGAGCTGGCCGAGGTGAGGCGAGACTGGGCCAAGTACATGGAGGTCCACGAGAAGGCCTCCTTCACCAACAGCGAGCTGCACCGCGCCATGAATCTGCACGTCGGTAACCTGCGCCTGCTCAGCGGGCCGCTGGACCAGGTCCGGGCTGCCCTGCCCACGCCAGCCCTCACCCCAG AGGACAAGGCCGTGCTGCAGAATCTGAAGCGCATCCTGGCCAAGGTGCAGGAGATGCGGGACCAGCGCGTGTCCCTGGAGCAGCAGCTGCGTGAGCTTATCCAGAAGGATGACATCACCGCGTCACTGGTGACCACGGACCACTCGGAGATAAAG AAGCTGTTCGAGGAGCAGCTGAAGAAGTATGACCAGCTGAGGGTGTACCTGGAGCAGAACCTGGCCGCCCAGGACAACGTGCTGCGGGCGCTGACGGAGGCCAACGTGCAGTACGCGGCCGTGCGGCGGGTGCTCAGTGACCTGGACCAAAA GTGGAAGTCCACACTGCAGACCCTGGTGGCCTCCTGTGAAGCCTACGAGGACCTGATGAAAAAGTCCCAGGAGGGCAAGGACTTCTATGCCGACCTGGAGAGCAAGGTGGCTGCCCTCTTGGAACGGGCCCAGTCCACCTGCCAGGCCCGAGAGGCTGCCCGCCAGCAGCTCCTGGACAG GGAGCTGAAGAAGAAGCCACCCCCACGGCCCACAGCCCCGAAGCCGCTGCTGCCccggagggaggaaggagaggcggTAGAGACCGGAGACCTGCCTGAAGAGCTGCGCAGCCTGCCTCCAGACGTGGTGGCCGGCCCGCGGCCACCCGACACCTACTTGGGAGCCGCCGCCCCTCTCCACTTTCCTCCCGGCCCCTTCCCCAGTGTTGCAGGCCCGGGACCCCACTATCTCTCAGGACCCTTACCTCCTGGTACCTACTCGGGCCACACCCAGGTATtgccacccagggtcccccagGCCCCGGGACACCCTGCAATGGCCATGGCCCCCGGACCTGCCCTCTACCCGGCCCCTGCCTACACGCCGGAGCTGGGCCTCGTGCCCCGATCCTCCCCACAGCACGGCGTGGTGAGCGGCCCCTATGCGGGGGTAGGGCCACCCCCACCGGTGGCAGGCCTACCCTCAGCCCCACCTCCCCAGTTTTCGGGCCCCGAGTTGGCCATGGGGGTTCGGCCAGCCACCACCACGGTAGATAGCATCCAGGCCCCCATCTCCAGCCACACGGCACCACGGCCAAACCCTagccctgctcctccccagccctgcttcccGGTGTCCCCACCGCAGCCACAACTGCTCCCTGCACCCTACACCTACCCTCTGGGGACCAAGCAACCCCTCACAGCTCCCCCTGCCCAGCACCACTTTCCTCCTGGGATTCCCCCAGGTTTTCCAGCCCCGAGGgtggggccccagccccagccccagcctcatcCTCATCCCACGGGAGTACCATTTGGGCCCCAGCACCCCCAGCAGCCCCTTCCACTCCAGCATCCGAACCTCTTCCCACCCCAGGCTCCAGGGCGGGTacccctccagccctcccagcccccccaGCCTCCCTATCCCTTTACCCCTCAGCCTGGTGTCCTGGGACAGCCAACGCCGCCCCTGCACACACAGCTCTACCCGGGCCCCTCTCAGGACCCTCTGCCCCCCCATTCAggggctctgcccttccccagccctgggccacctcagtctccccatcccACCTTGGCATATggtcctgccccttcctcccggCCTCTGGGCCCCCAGGCAGCCCCTCTCTCCATTCGAGGTCCCTCACCTGCTGGCCAGCCCACGCCCAACCCCCACCTGGTGCCTTCTCCGGCCCCATCACCAGGGCCTGGCCCAGTACCTCCTCAGCCCCCCGCCGCAGAGCCGCCCCCGTGCGCGCGCCGGGGCACCGCGACCGCGGACCTGCTCTCCTCCAGCCCCGAGAGTCAGCACGGGGGCACACAGCCCCCCGGGGGCGGGCAGCCCCTGCTGCAGCCTACGAAGGTGGACGCGGCTGAGGGCCGCCGGCCACAGGCCCTGCGGCTGATTGAGCGGGACCCCTACGAGCGCCCCGAGAGGCTGCAGCAGTTGCAGCAGGAGCTGGAGGCCTTCAGGGGCCAGCTGGGCGACGCAGGGGCTCTGGACGCCGTGTGGCGAGAGCTGCAGGAAGCACAGGAACAGGACGCCCGGGGCCGGTCCATCGCCATCGCGCGCTGCTACTCGCTGAAGAACCGGCACCAGGACGTCATGCCCTACGACGGTAACCGCGTGGTGCTGCGCTCGGGCAAGGATGACTACATCAACGCCAGCCGCGTGGAGGGGCTCTCGCCGTACTGCCCGCCCTTggtggccacccaggcaccactgccCGGCACAGCCGCTGACTTCTGGCTCATGGTGCACGAGCAGAAGGTGTCGGTCATTGTCATGCTGGTGTCCGAGGCTGAGATGGAGAAG CAAAAGGTGGCACGCTATTTCCCCACTGAGAGGGGCCAGCCCATGGTGCACGGTGCCCTGAGCCTGGCGCTGAGCAGCGTCCGCGCCACCGAGACCCACGTGGAGCGCGTGCTGAGCCTGCAGTTCCGCGACCAGAGCCTCAAGCGCTCGCTCGTGCACCTCCACTTCCCCACGTGGCCCGAGTT agGCCTGCCTGACAGCCCCAGCAACTTGCTGCGCTTCATCCAGGAGGTGCACGCGCACTACCTGCATCAGCGGCCCCTGCACACGCCGGTCATCGTGCACTGCAG CTCCGGGGTGGGCCGGACGGGGGCCTTTGCGCTGCTCTACGCGGCCGTGCAGGAGGTGGAGGCCGGCAACGGGATCCCCGAGCTGCCCCGGCTGGTGCGGCGCATGCGGCAGCAGAGGAAACACATGCTGCAGGAGAAA CTGCACCTCAGGTTCTGCCACGAGGCGGTGGTGAGACACGTGGAGCAAGTGCTGCAGCGCCACGGTGTGCCCCCTCCGGGCAGGGCTCCGGCCGGCACAGGCAGCAGTCAGAAG AATCACCTTCCTCAGGACTCCCAGGACCTGGTTCTCGGTGGAGACGTGCCCATCAGCTCCATCCAGGCCACCATCGCCAAGCTCAGCATTCGGCCTGCCGGGGGCCTGGATTCGCCGGCTGCCGGCCTCCCTGCCCCTGTAGAGCCCCCAGGCCTGCCTCCAGCCGGCCTCCCGGAGTCTGCccagctcccctcctcctccccaccccctctctcttcaCCGCTGCCCGAGGTCCCCCAGCCTGAGGAGGAACAGCCAGCACCTGCGCCTCCCAGCCTGGggcccccctcttcctccctggaGCTGTTGGCCTCCCTAACTCCGGAGGCCTTCTCCCTGGACAGCTCCTTGCGAGGAAAGCAGCGGATGAGCAAGCAGAACTTTCTGCAGGCCCATAACGGGCAGGGTCTGCGGGCTGCCAGGCCCACCGATGACCCCCTTAGCCTTCTGGATCCGCTCTGGACGCTCAACAAGACCTGA